In one Ananas comosus cultivar F153 linkage group 12, ASM154086v1, whole genome shotgun sequence genomic region, the following are encoded:
- the LOC109718542 gene encoding methylthioribose kinase-like codes for MESGDGFRALDEKSVVEYIKSAPALTARLGGGQLEGVEIREVGDGNLNFVYIVLGPAGSFVLKQALPYIRLVGESWPMTKERAYFEALALKEHGRLCPDHVPEVYHFDRSMSVIGMRYLEPPHIILRKGLIAGIEYPLLAEHMSEYMAKTLFFTSLLYHSTAEHRRAVGEFCGNLEICRLTEQVVFSDPYRVSHFNRWTSPYLDRDAEAVRQDDALKIEVAELKSMFCERAQALIHGDLHTGSIMVTSDSTQVIDPEFAFYGPMGYDIGAFLGNLILAYFSQDGHANEGNDRKAYKQRILRTIAETWDLFQKKFISRWDEHKDGKGEAYPISIYNKPELQISLQQKYMKDLFHDALGFGAAKMIRRIVGIAHVEDFESIADASKRASCERNALNCGRRLLKERRQFETIGQVISVIQEIQP; via the exons ATGGAATCTGGCGACGGGTTTCGCGCGCTGGACGAGAAGTCGGTGGTGGAGTACATAAAGTCGGCGCCGGCACTGACGGCGCGGCTGGGGGGCGGGCAGTTGGAGGGGGTGGAAATCAGGGAAGTCGGCGACGGCAACCTCAACTTCGTCTACATCGTCCTCGGCCCCGCCGGCTCCTTCGTCCTCAAGCAG GCTCTTCCATATATCCGCTTAGTGGGTGAGTCATGGCCGATGACAAAGGAGCGTGCGTATTTCGAAGCACTGGCATTAAAAGAGCACGGCCGGCTGTGCCCGGATCACGTCCCTGAGGTTTATCATTTTGACAGGTCTATGTCAGTGATTGGAATGCGCTACTTGGAACCTCCCCATATAATTCTCCGAAAAGGATTGATTGCTGGAATTGAATATCCATTGCTTGCAGAGCATATGTCGGAATATATGGCAAAGACGCTTTTCTTCACTTCCCTTTTATATCATTCTACAGCAGAGCATAGACGTGCAG TAGGTGAATTTTGCGGGAATCTAGAGATATGTAGGCTCACGGAACAAGTAGTTTTCTCAGATCCATATAGGGTTTCACACTTTAATCGTTGGACTTCTCCTTACCTTGATCGTGACGCTGAAGCTGTTCGGCAAGATGATGCTCTAAAGATTGAAGTAGCCGAGCTGAAATCAAT GTTTTGTGAGAGAGCTCAAGCTTTAATTCATGGAGATCTGCATACTGGTTCTATCATGGTGACTAGTGATTCAACTCAGGTTATTGATCCGGAATTTGCTTTCTATGGTCCAATGGGGTACGATATAGGAGCTTTTTTAGGGAACTTGATTTTGGCCTACTTTTCACAAGATGGACATGCTAATGAAGGAAATGATCGTAAG GCATACAAGCAACGGATCTTAAGGACGATTGCAGAAACTTGGGATCTCTTCCAGAAGAAGTTCATTTCTCGTTGGGACGAACACAAAGATGGGAAGGGTGAAGCATATCCAATTTCAATATACAACAAGCCAGAACTTCAGATTTCTCTCCAGCAAAAGTACATGAAAGATTTATTTCATGATGCTCTTGGATTCGGTGCTGCAAAAATGATAAG GAGAATAGTGGGGATAGCCCATGTTGAGGATTTCGAATCGATCGCCGATGCAAGCAAGCGAGCATCTTGCGAGCGTAACGCTCTCAACTGTGGTAGAAGGCTTCTGAAGGAAAGGCGCCAATTCGAAACCATCGGTCAAGTCATTTCGGTGATTCAGGAGATTCAACCATAA
- the LOC109718541 gene encoding methylthioribose kinase-like isoform X3 — MLRQALPYIRCVGESWPMTKERAYFEALALKEHGRLCPDHVPEVYHFDRSMSVIGMRYLEPPHIILRKGLIAGIEYPLLAEHMSEYMAKTLFFTSLLYHSTAEHRRAVAEFCGNLELCRLTEQVVFSDPYRVSHFNRWTSPYLDRDAEAVREDDALKIEVAGLKSIATFLTTRALCVRIMRFCERAQALIHGDLHTGSIMVTSDSTQVIDPEFAFYGPMGFDIGAFLGNLILAYFSQDGHANEGNDRKAYKQWILRTIVETWDLFQKKFISLWDEHKDGKGEAYLISIYNKPELWISLQQKYLKDLFHDALGFGAAKMIRRIVGIAHVEDFESIADASKRASCERNALNCAKRLLKERRQFETVGQVISVIQEIQP, encoded by the exons ATGCTGAGACAGGCTCTTCCATATATCCGCTGTGTGGGCGAGTCATGGCCGATGACAAAGGAGCGTGCATATTTCGAAGCATTGGCGTTAAAAGAGCACGGCCGGCTGTGCCCGGATCATGTGCCTGAGGTTTATCATTTTGACAGGTCTATGTCAGTGATTGGAATGCGCTACTTGGAGCCTCCCCATATTATTCTCCGAAAAGGGTTGATTGCTGGAATTGAATATCCATTGCTTGCAGAGCATATGTCAGAATATATGGCAAAGACACTTTTCTTCACTTCCCTTCTATATCATTCTACAGCAGAGCATAGACGTGCAG TAGCTGAATTTTGCGGGAATCTAGAGCTATGTAGGCTCACCGAGCAAGTAGTTTTCTCAGACCCTTATAGGGTTTCGCACTTTAATCGTTGGACTTCTCCTTACCTTGATCGTGACGCTGAAGCTGTTCGGGAAGATGATGCTCTAAAGATTGAAGTAGCCGGGCTGAAATCAAT CGCGACATTTCTAACTACAAGGGCTTTATGTGTAAGAATTATGAG GTTTTGTGAGAGAGCTCAAGCTTTAATTCATGGAGATCTGCATACTGGTTCTATCATGGTTACTAGTGATTCAACTCAGGTTATTGATCCAGAATTTGCTTTCTACGGTCCAATGGGGTTCGATATAGGAGCTTTTTTAGGGAACTTGATTTTGGCCTACTTTTCACAAGATGGACATGCTAATGAAGGAAATGATCGTAAG GCATACAAGCAATGGATCTTAAGGACGATTGTAGAAACTTGGGATCTTTTCCAGAAGAAGTTCATTTCTCTTTGGGACGAACACAAAGATGGGAAGGGTGAAGCTTATCTGATTTCAATATACAACAAGCCAGAACTTTGGATTTCTCTCCAGCAAAAGTACTTGAAAGATTTATTTCATGATGCTCTTGGATTCGGTGCTGCCAAAATGATAAG GAGAATAGTGGGGATAGCTCATGTTGAGGATTTCGAATCGATCGCCGATGCAAGCAAGCGGGCATCTTGCGAGCGAAACGCTCTCAACTGTGCTAAAAGGCTTCTTAAGGAAAGGCGCCAATTCGAAACCGTCGGTCAAGTCATTTCGGTGATTCAGGAGATTCAACCATAA
- the LOC109717982 gene encoding F-box protein GID2, with amino-acid sequence MTEYFSTTFKGQAIGQIGNGETRRRSIPKIPKSTKKSKIVIERERKREEERSAKKLREEAAEGSAPVPVPVPVPELGEDAIYEVLRRADARTLAAAACVSRRWRRLAADERLWEAACVRHWEAARDYGGARLRPVVLALGGFRRLHSLYLAPLLRPPHPSPPPIAASSSSPSPIAASSPSPSPIAAWPMERAGAGEAEGGAGGGGEEVGEG; translated from the exons ATGAC GGAATATTTCTCCACCACGTTTAAAGGGCAAGCAATTGGCCAAATTGGTAACGGCGAAACGAGACGACGCTCAATccccaaaatccccaaatcaacaaagaaatcGAAGATCgtgatcgagagagagagaaagagagaggaagagagaagcgCGAAGAAGCTTCGGGAAGAGGCGGCGGAGGGGTCAGCGCCGGTGCCGGTGCCGGTGCCGGTGCCGGAGCTGGGGGAGGACGCGATCTACGAGGTGCTGCGGCGCGCGGACGCGCGGAcgctggcggcggcggcgtgcgtgagccggcggtggcggcgcctCGCCGCCGACGAGCGGCTGTGGGAGGCGGCGTGCGTCCGCCACTGGGAGGCCGCGCGCGACTACGGCGGCGCCCGCCTCCGCCCCGTCGTCCTCGCCCTCGGCGGCTTCCGCCGCCTCCACTCCCTCTACCTCGcccccctcctccgccccccCCACCCCTCCCCCCCTCCGATCGCCGCGTCTTCGTCGTCCCCGTCTCCGATCGCCGCCTCCTCGCCGTCCCCGTCTCCGATCGCCGCGTGGCCGATGGAgcgcgccggcgccggcgaggccgagggcggcgccggcggcggggGGGAGGAGGTGGGGGAGGGATGA
- the LOC109718541 gene encoding methylthioribose kinase-like isoform X1, with amino-acid sequence MESGDGFRALDEKSVVEYIKSAPALTARLGGGQLDGVEIREVGDGNLNFVYIVLGPAGSFVLKQALPYIRCVGESWPMTKERAYFEALALKEHGRLCPDHVPEVYHFDRSMSVIGMRYLEPPHIILRKGLIAGIEYPLLAEHMSEYMAKTLFFTSLLYHSTAEHRRAVAEFCGNLELCRLTEQVVFSDPYRVSHFNRWTSPYLDRDAEAVREDDALKIEVAGLKSIATFLTTRALCVRIMRFCERAQALIHGDLHTGSIMVTSDSTQVIDPEFAFYGPMGFDIGAFLGNLILAYFSQDGHANEGNDRKAYKQWILRTIVETWDLFQKKFISLWDEHKDGKGEAYLISIYNKPELWISLQQKYLKDLFHDALGFGAAKMIRRIVGIAHVEDFESIADASKRASCERNALNCAKRLLKERRQFETVGQVISVIQEIQP; translated from the exons ATGGAATCCGGCGACGGGTTTCGCGCGCTGGACGAGAAGTCGGTGGTGGAGTACATAAAGTCGGCGCCGGCACTGACGGCGCGGCTGGGGGGCGGGCAGCTGGACGGGGTGGAAATCAGGGAAGTCGGCGACGGCAACCTCAACTTCGTCTACATCGTCCTCGGCCCCGCCGGCTCCTTCGTCCTCAAGCAG GCTCTTCCATATATCCGCTGTGTGGGCGAGTCATGGCCGATGACAAAGGAGCGTGCATATTTCGAAGCATTGGCGTTAAAAGAGCACGGCCGGCTGTGCCCGGATCATGTGCCTGAGGTTTATCATTTTGACAGGTCTATGTCAGTGATTGGAATGCGCTACTTGGAGCCTCCCCATATTATTCTCCGAAAAGGGTTGATTGCTGGAATTGAATATCCATTGCTTGCAGAGCATATGTCAGAATATATGGCAAAGACACTTTTCTTCACTTCCCTTCTATATCATTCTACAGCAGAGCATAGACGTGCAG TAGCTGAATTTTGCGGGAATCTAGAGCTATGTAGGCTCACCGAGCAAGTAGTTTTCTCAGACCCTTATAGGGTTTCGCACTTTAATCGTTGGACTTCTCCTTACCTTGATCGTGACGCTGAAGCTGTTCGGGAAGATGATGCTCTAAAGATTGAAGTAGCCGGGCTGAAATCAAT CGCGACATTTCTAACTACAAGGGCTTTATGTGTAAGAATTATGAG GTTTTGTGAGAGAGCTCAAGCTTTAATTCATGGAGATCTGCATACTGGTTCTATCATGGTTACTAGTGATTCAACTCAGGTTATTGATCCAGAATTTGCTTTCTACGGTCCAATGGGGTTCGATATAGGAGCTTTTTTAGGGAACTTGATTTTGGCCTACTTTTCACAAGATGGACATGCTAATGAAGGAAATGATCGTAAG GCATACAAGCAATGGATCTTAAGGACGATTGTAGAAACTTGGGATCTTTTCCAGAAGAAGTTCATTTCTCTTTGGGACGAACACAAAGATGGGAAGGGTGAAGCTTATCTGATTTCAATATACAACAAGCCAGAACTTTGGATTTCTCTCCAGCAAAAGTACTTGAAAGATTTATTTCATGATGCTCTTGGATTCGGTGCTGCCAAAATGATAAG GAGAATAGTGGGGATAGCTCATGTTGAGGATTTCGAATCGATCGCCGATGCAAGCAAGCGGGCATCTTGCGAGCGAAACGCTCTCAACTGTGCTAAAAGGCTTCTTAAGGAAAGGCGCCAATTCGAAACCGTCGGTCAAGTCATTTCGGTGATTCAGGAGATTCAACCATAA
- the LOC109718541 gene encoding methylthioribose kinase-like isoform X2: protein MESGDGFRALDEKSVVEYIKSAPALTARLGGGQLDGVEIREVGDGNLNFVYIVLGPAGSFVLKQALPYIRCVGESWPMTKERAYFEALALKEHGRLCPDHVPEVYHFDRSMSVIGMRYLEPPHIILRKGLIAGIEYPLLAEHMSEYMAKTLFFTSLLYHSTAEHRRAVAEFCGNLELCRLTEQVVFSDPYRVSHFNRWTSPYLDRDAEAVREDDALKIEVAGLKSMFCERAQALIHGDLHTGSIMVTSDSTQVIDPEFAFYGPMGFDIGAFLGNLILAYFSQDGHANEGNDRKAYKQWILRTIVETWDLFQKKFISLWDEHKDGKGEAYLISIYNKPELWISLQQKYLKDLFHDALGFGAAKMIRRIVGIAHVEDFESIADASKRASCERNALNCAKRLLKERRQFETVGQVISVIQEIQP, encoded by the exons ATGGAATCCGGCGACGGGTTTCGCGCGCTGGACGAGAAGTCGGTGGTGGAGTACATAAAGTCGGCGCCGGCACTGACGGCGCGGCTGGGGGGCGGGCAGCTGGACGGGGTGGAAATCAGGGAAGTCGGCGACGGCAACCTCAACTTCGTCTACATCGTCCTCGGCCCCGCCGGCTCCTTCGTCCTCAAGCAG GCTCTTCCATATATCCGCTGTGTGGGCGAGTCATGGCCGATGACAAAGGAGCGTGCATATTTCGAAGCATTGGCGTTAAAAGAGCACGGCCGGCTGTGCCCGGATCATGTGCCTGAGGTTTATCATTTTGACAGGTCTATGTCAGTGATTGGAATGCGCTACTTGGAGCCTCCCCATATTATTCTCCGAAAAGGGTTGATTGCTGGAATTGAATATCCATTGCTTGCAGAGCATATGTCAGAATATATGGCAAAGACACTTTTCTTCACTTCCCTTCTATATCATTCTACAGCAGAGCATAGACGTGCAG TAGCTGAATTTTGCGGGAATCTAGAGCTATGTAGGCTCACCGAGCAAGTAGTTTTCTCAGACCCTTATAGGGTTTCGCACTTTAATCGTTGGACTTCTCCTTACCTTGATCGTGACGCTGAAGCTGTTCGGGAAGATGATGCTCTAAAGATTGAAGTAGCCGGGCTGAAATCAAT GTTTTGTGAGAGAGCTCAAGCTTTAATTCATGGAGATCTGCATACTGGTTCTATCATGGTTACTAGTGATTCAACTCAGGTTATTGATCCAGAATTTGCTTTCTACGGTCCAATGGGGTTCGATATAGGAGCTTTTTTAGGGAACTTGATTTTGGCCTACTTTTCACAAGATGGACATGCTAATGAAGGAAATGATCGTAAG GCATACAAGCAATGGATCTTAAGGACGATTGTAGAAACTTGGGATCTTTTCCAGAAGAAGTTCATTTCTCTTTGGGACGAACACAAAGATGGGAAGGGTGAAGCTTATCTGATTTCAATATACAACAAGCCAGAACTTTGGATTTCTCTCCAGCAAAAGTACTTGAAAGATTTATTTCATGATGCTCTTGGATTCGGTGCTGCCAAAATGATAAG GAGAATAGTGGGGATAGCTCATGTTGAGGATTTCGAATCGATCGCCGATGCAAGCAAGCGGGCATCTTGCGAGCGAAACGCTCTCAACTGTGCTAAAAGGCTTCTTAAGGAAAGGCGCCAATTCGAAACCGTCGGTCAAGTCATTTCGGTGATTCAGGAGATTCAACCATAA